From the Hylaeus volcanicus isolate JK05 chromosome 4, UHH_iyHylVolc1.0_haploid, whole genome shotgun sequence genome, one window contains:
- the LOC128875176 gene encoding uncharacterized protein LOC128875176 isoform X2, translated as MISSSDDEIGIRCVPFCKNCLSGVCISPNECRCNPGYRGDNCTAVCPAGTWGSQCKEKCDCTQSAPGLLRQTCDESCLDDHQNPEYATRCNCETVSNKCDHETGRCLANETIIPASGKSSRIPETTEITTEVSLETVSTTDNPSETTSPETTTASTPDRPKTRTQAREDGNSSTARPVIVLVSVPERRRNLEKERGKFPMKNPFLRHVDEDVPLRVVPPLKTNYAKNVHKDEVQPTPIPLDVALIVVASIVSLGLTSLAVAMVLHMRSKLFETARLSIYDVEKTKSQETESRARISSIVTSAVPQSPVRVSPLFTSSPEQGMTLTVAGIDPSCNYANGAATIGLRISGNLRDFLQDDHYDHPPATLIRLQPDLDANGEHIYDEIPLQSSPLRSRKDS; from the exons ATGATCTCATCCAGCGACGACGAGATTGGCATCAGGTGTGTGCCGTTTTGCAAAAACTGCCTCTCAGGAGTCTGCATCTCGCCGAACGAGTGTCGATGTAATCCTGGGTACCGAGGAGACAACTGCACCGCTG TGTGTCCAGCAGGCACATGGGGCTCGCAATGCAAAGAGAAATGCGACTGCACCCAGAGCGCGCCAGGTCTACTTAGACAAAC GTGCGACGAGTCGTGTCTCGACGATCACCAGAACCCAGAGTACGCGACTCGCTGCAACTGCGAGACAGTGTCAAATAAGTGCGACCACGAGACTGGTCGATGTTTGGCCAACGAGACGATCATCCCTGCCAGCGGAAAATCCTCGCGGATTCCAGAGACGACGGAAATCACGACGGAAG TCAGCCTCGAGACCGTATCAACGACGGATAATCCTTCTGAAACAACCAGCCCGGAAACTACCACCGCTTCGACACCGGATCGTCCGAAAACTAGGACACAGGCTCGCGAAGATGGGAACTCTAGCACCGCCAGGCCCGTGATCGTTTTAGTTTCCGTTCCAGAACGGAGAAGGAACTTGGAAAAGGAACGAGGGAAATTCCCAATGAAAAATCCCTTCCTGAGACACGTCGACGAGGACGTTCCTCTGCGCGTCGTCCCTCCGCTCAAAACGAATTATGCCAAGAACGTTCACAAAG ACGAGGTTCAGCCGACTCCTATCCCCCTGGACGTTGCTCTAATCGTGGTAGCCTCGATCGTGTCCCTGGGCCTGACCTCGTTGGCCGTCGCCATGGTACTCCATATGCGCTCGAAGCTGTTCGAAACGGCCAGGCTGTCGATCTACGACGTGGAGAAGACGAAGAGCCAGGAAACCGAATCACGGGCGAGAATCTCGTCGATAGTCACTAGCGCTGTTCCCC AAAGCCCTGTTCGAGTGAGTCCTCTGTTTACGTCGTCCCCAGAGCAAGGAATGACGCTGACAGTCGCTGGGATCGACCCTTCGTGCAACTACGCCAACGGAGCTGCCACCATCGGTCTTCGTATTTCCGGCAATCTGCGTG ATTTTCTGCAAGACGACCACTACGACCATCCGCCAGCGACGCTGATTCGCCTGCAACCCGACTTGGACGCGAACGGGGAACACATCTACGACGAAATTCCACTGCAATCGAGCCCTCTCAGATCCCGCAAGGACTCGTGA